One genomic region from Nostoc sp. UHCC 0926 encodes:
- a CDS encoding NACHT domain-containing protein, whose protein sequence is MTRPDELVSILDRILDGCGDEGDVAILRQSLKASSGQNVVQLGKYNVSIGEGKDIHIGDKVYQGADAQTIRSIFLEVLSQNTRQLEIDWHNISQAMLSEQQRLTTNPLTSGEGITYRTEQVYVPLGLVERKKPTRRREDVSPEQGSELYRETEITQTFKDEQFLEQVLRQRQSPKSQGRRIAIIGEPGAGKTTLLQQIAQWVSKEMGQSVVIWVSLADLRSRELESYLLEVWLQAVARKVGQAEASTQVKDDFVAQFNQGLVWLLLDGIDEMQATVGNPLGEIERQIRTGTLLQQARIVLSCRLNLWDGGSNALDSFDNYRTLEFSYPQQVEQFIGNWFNFLPSAETQTGQRLCAALRESGKERIRDLVKNPLRLTLLCFNWYLGEGKLPETKAGLYEQFMADFYEWKKGQFATTGEQRRRLNAALRELAREAIDKEATRFRLRQEFVCEYLGEPDDADSLFGLALRLGWLNKVGVDADNLRKGVYAFFHPTFQEYFAALAINDWHYFLNHIPDNPSHSDASYRILEVRWKEVFLLWLGQKHILKEEKERCIDGLVKFEDRCNDFYWEQAVFIAAEGIAEFKGSAYELKIVEQLILWVFGYFDFQKQQWLEALSPLREEAKKALLKTNRSLVITQIIDFIQYSPNELYARYRAIQFLGEIGSGYPVAIQLLCDLLSNSQDRRTIIQTAGALTKIIPSHQEAINILVNSLEDSREFYIAESAAKSLSEISFNCPELIDAFFKLIKRYSIIDKQSDHPQTKNYDSAINAIGFSKLTEEEKICGLVIEILGNIGAGNLEVINILLELINQCKSSYIRSKAIESLGKISNENLIVTNTLIKILQTSQDWKLCSIAAESLGKIANGHPEAICALINLLNADKDYHIFGCASKSLSKVGVFQPKIKDQIIDTLISILQSSNYSYIVIDAVNCLGEIATGCTKAKKALKALTKLIYSNISENTRYFVASNLAKIDPKNRDAIETLQYQIHNNKQSSWEHCIAAVELGKIIPDKSEALEILINKISDRQKTMEFRSLEKESFFGSSFIAQADEVKWLIDYLSIAKNITQMREVVSKLKPLLTNNQLRETDNGRWEACYHILWFCAQSLNYQNFYEVWKS, encoded by the coding sequence ATGACTCGCCCTGATGAGTTAGTTTCTATACTTGACCGCATTCTCGACGGCTGTGGAGATGAGGGGGATGTTGCGATATTGCGTCAATCCCTCAAAGCAAGCAGTGGTCAAAATGTTGTGCAGTTGGGGAAGTACAACGTCAGTATTGGTGAGGGGAAGGATATTCATATCGGCGATAAGGTTTATCAAGGAGCCGACGCACAGACTATTCGCAGCATATTTCTGGAGGTATTGTCCCAGAACACGCGACAATTAGAAATCGACTGGCACAATATTAGTCAGGCTATGCTGTCCGAGCAGCAGCGACTCACGACAAACCCACTCACGTCGGGCGAGGGAATTACCTATCGAACCGAGCAGGTGTATGTGCCTTTGGGACTGGTGGAGCGTAAAAAGCCAACTCGGCGACGCGAGGATGTTTCACCAGAGCAGGGTTCGGAACTTTACCGAGAAACGGAAATTACCCAAACGTTTAAGGATGAGCAGTTTCTAGAGCAGGTGTTGAGGCAAAGGCAAAGCCCCAAAAGTCAGGGAAGACGTATTGCAATTATTGGCGAACCAGGGGCAGGGAAAACAACGCTGTTGCAGCAGATTGCTCAATGGGTATCGAAAGAGATGGGGCAGTCGGTTGTGATTTGGGTGTCTTTAGCTGATTTGCGATCGCGTGAACTGGAATCATATTTGTTGGAGGTATGGTTGCAAGCAGTAGCCCGGAAAGTCGGACAAGCCGAAGCATCTACCCAGGTTAAAGATGATTTTGTAGCTCAGTTTAACCAGGGGTTGGTGTGGCTGTTGCTGGATGGGATTGATGAAATGCAGGCGACGGTGGGCAACCCGTTAGGAGAGATTGAGCGGCAAATTCGCACAGGAACTTTACTACAACAGGCGCGGATAGTGCTTTCCTGTCGGTTAAATCTTTGGGACGGTGGTAGTAACGCCCTGGATTCCTTTGATAACTATCGCACGCTGGAATTTTCCTATCCCCAGCAGGTGGAGCAGTTTATTGGCAATTGGTTTAACTTCCTACCATCAGCAGAAACGCAGACAGGGCAACGCTTGTGTGCGGCGTTGAGGGAATCGGGGAAGGAGCGAATTCGAGATTTGGTGAAAAACCCATTAAGGCTGACACTGCTGTGTTTCAACTGGTATTTGGGCGAGGGGAAGTTACCAGAGACGAAAGCGGGGTTGTACGAGCAGTTTATGGCGGATTTTTATGAGTGGAAGAAGGGGCAGTTTGCGACGACAGGGGAGCAGCGCAGGCGGTTGAATGCAGCTTTGCGAGAATTGGCGCGGGAGGCCATTGATAAGGAAGCAACGCGGTTTCGGTTGCGACAGGAGTTTGTGTGCGAGTATTTGGGTGAGCCGGATGATGCAGACTCCTTGTTTGGGTTGGCGTTGCGGTTGGGATGGTTGAATAAGGTAGGGGTAGATGCAGATAATCTCAGGAAGGGGGTGTATGCGTTTTTCCATCCCACTTTTCAGGAATATTTTGCAGCGTTGGCGATCAATGATTGGCATTATTTTTTGAATCATATTCCAGATAATCCCAGTCATTCAGATGCGAGTTATCGAATTTTGGAAGTACGCTGGAAGGAAGTATTTTTGTTATGGCTGGGGCAAAAACACATTCTTAAGGAAGAAAAGGAAAGGTGTATTGATGGTTTAGTGAAATTTGAAGATAGATGTAATGATTTTTACTGGGAACAAGCTGTGTTTATTGCAGCAGAAGGAATAGCCGAGTTTAAAGGTTCTGCTTACGAACTAAAAATTGTAGAACAACTGATTTTGTGGGTTTTTGGATATTTTGATTTTCAAAAGCAGCAATGGTTAGAAGCCCTTAGTCCACTTAGAGAAGAAGCCAAAAAAGCTTTACTAAAAACCAATCGTAGTTTAGTAATTACTCAAATTATTGATTTTATACAATATTCTCCTAATGAATTATATGCTCGTTATAGAGCTATTCAATTTTTGGGAGAGATAGGTTCGGGATACCCAGTAGCAATTCAACTTCTCTGCGATTTGCTAAGTAATAGCCAGGATAGACGGACTATCATCCAAACAGCTGGTGCTTTGACAAAAATCATTCCGAGCCATCAAGAAGCAATTAATATTTTAGTGAATTCACTTGAAGATAGTCGAGAATTTTATATTGCTGAATCGGCAGCTAAAAGTTTGAGCGAAATTAGTTTTAATTGTCCCGAGCTTATTGATGCTTTTTTTAAATTGATTAAAAGGTACTCTATTATAGATAAGCAAAGTGACCATCCGCAAACGAAAAACTATGATTCAGCTATTAACGCTATTGGTTTTTCAAAGCTAACCGAAGAAGAAAAAATCTGCGGACTTGTTATCGAGATTTTAGGGAATATTGGTGCAGGTAACCTTGAAGTTATAAATATATTGTTGGAACTAATAAATCAGTGTAAAAGTAGCTATATCCGTTCCAAGGCAATTGAAAGCTTGGGAAAAATCAGCAATGAAAACTTAATAGTAACTAATACTTTAATAAAGATATTGCAAACATCTCAGGATTGGAAATTGTGTAGTATCGCAGCTGAAAGTTTGGGCAAAATTGCAAATGGTCATCCAGAAGCTATTTGTGCCTTAATTAACTTATTGAATGCTGATAAAGATTATCATATTTTTGGATGTGCAAGCAAAAGTTTAAGTAAAGTTGGAGTTTTTCAGCCAAAAATAAAAGACCAAATTATTGATACTTTGATTAGTATTTTACAGTCAAGTAATTATTCATATATAGTTATTGATGCGGTTAATTGTTTAGGAGAAATAGCAACAGGCTGTACTAAAGCAAAAAAAGCATTAAAAGCATTAACAAAACTTATCTACAGCAATATATCTGAAAACACTCGTTATTTTGTCGCGTCAAATTTAGCTAAAATCGATCCAAAGAATAGAGATGCAATTGAAACGTTGCAATATCAAATTCATAATAATAAACAATCTTCTTGGGAGCATTGCATAGCAGCCGTAGAGTTGGGAAAAATTATACCTGACAAATCAGAAGCTCTAGAAATTTTAATTAATAAAATTTCTGATAGACAAAAAACTATGGAATTTCGATCTCTTGAAAAAGAATCATTTTTTGGTTCTAGCTTTATTGCTCAAGCAGATGAAGTAAAATGGTTAATTGATTATTTAAGTATAGCTAAAAATATTACACAAATGAGAGAAGTAGTTTCAAAATTAAAACCTCTCTTAACTAATAATCAGCTTCGAGAAACAGATAATGGACGCTGGGAAGCTTGTTATCACATTTTGTGGTTCTGTGCCCAAAGCTTGAATTATCAGAACTTTTATGAAGTATGGAAAAGTTGA
- a CDS encoding NACHT domain-containing protein, with translation MQQVRSRIHDSIQSLHGVMPLWGIDHWVPLGDLFVDVNILESLSSSRRSELDDLWQDFTTGNSSYRSLDRIGLGKEQQRVSGLTVLERNTNLMMVGKPGSGKTTYLQRIVTECNDGKLQAQRIPVLIKLREFVDDGRKYVYNLEQFLGQLWRLNNAEIELVLNQGRVLVLLDGLDEVAGEAGKQIAKKIKRFARAYPQVQVVVTCRTQSQESRFERFDYVEVADFNEEQVRAFAEHWFGTVCADAGKGKTKAWEFLEQLFREENKAIRELAITPILLSLTCAVFQQTGKFYSKRSKLYEEGLELLLVQWDKSRSVERDEIYRDLLVERKLELLSYVAVKKFEQQQYVLFEQEELEGYIGEFLGIERRDSRGVLRAIASQHGLLIERAHKVWSFSHLTFQEYLVAKWFYSLEDWEELVSHITDEHWREVFFLLSGITKNADTLLLRMKQQVDLIMASDSKLQKFLEWIHDKSISINQRAKFNPYAKFSEIIIGDGKYVKGYYFLDNLNVYNLTATRAFYIDISIAFYIDNDINCQCIRVRSLARALDINFNYDLDNCFNLNVTVDRELIRTLKRLLLEPFYLKNDWLIEQHLHTFHGLQPELERFFTNFQSQLSSLGNQEMREKWVQKYSKYWIEQLKNLIIKYRNIGYDWQFNDKQKLLIKKYYYSNKLLIDCLGRPELSTLDKILPISDNFEKILSATSASFINYAQIKLKYLEFRQDSGSIVSDNVKKEIEETLLLPLTEIENCKYQR, from the coding sequence GTGCAACAAGTGCGATCGCGCATCCACGACAGCATTCAAAGTTTGCACGGTGTTATGCCGTTATGGGGAATAGACCATTGGGTGCCTTTGGGGGATTTGTTTGTAGATGTAAATATCCTGGAGTCACTTAGCAGCAGCCGTAGGTCGGAACTGGATGATTTGTGGCAGGATTTTACAACGGGTAATTCCAGCTACCGCAGCTTAGATAGGATTGGTTTGGGAAAGGAACAGCAGCGCGTGTCGGGTTTGACTGTGCTGGAGCGCAATACTAACTTGATGATGGTGGGTAAACCAGGTTCGGGGAAAACGACATATCTGCAAAGAATCGTAACCGAGTGCAATGATGGAAAATTGCAAGCACAGCGAATTCCCGTGTTGATAAAGCTGCGGGAGTTTGTGGACGATGGACGCAAGTACGTTTATAACTTGGAGCAGTTTTTGGGACAGCTTTGGCGGTTGAATAATGCAGAGATAGAATTAGTACTAAATCAGGGACGAGTATTGGTGTTGCTGGATGGATTGGATGAGGTGGCGGGGGAAGCAGGAAAGCAAATCGCCAAGAAAATCAAGCGGTTTGCGCGTGCTTATCCGCAGGTGCAGGTGGTGGTGACTTGTCGAACGCAAAGCCAGGAATCGCGGTTTGAGCGGTTTGATTATGTGGAAGTGGCAGATTTTAATGAGGAGCAGGTGAGAGCATTTGCAGAACATTGGTTTGGGACGGTGTGTGCGGATGCAGGGAAGGGAAAGACGAAGGCGTGGGAATTTTTAGAACAGTTGTTTCGAGAGGAAAACAAGGCGATTCGGGAACTAGCGATTACGCCGATTTTGCTGAGTTTGACTTGTGCGGTATTCCAGCAAACGGGGAAATTTTACTCGAAGCGTTCCAAGTTATATGAGGAGGGGTTGGAGTTATTGTTGGTACAGTGGGATAAATCGCGCTCAGTTGAGCGGGATGAGATTTATCGGGATTTGTTGGTGGAGCGAAAGTTAGAGCTATTAAGCTATGTGGCAGTGAAGAAGTTTGAGCAACAGCAGTATGTATTGTTCGAGCAGGAGGAATTGGAGGGGTATATTGGGGAGTTTTTAGGGATTGAGCGGCGGGATAGTCGAGGGGTTTTGAGGGCGATCGCATCTCAGCATGGGTTATTAATTGAAAGGGCGCATAAGGTTTGGTCTTTTTCGCATTTGACGTTTCAAGAGTATTTAGTGGCAAAGTGGTTTTATTCTCTAGAGGATTGGGAAGAGTTAGTTAGTCATATAACTGATGAACACTGGAGAGAAGTTTTTTTTCTTTTGTCTGGAATAACAAAAAATGCTGATACATTATTGCTGAGAATGAAGCAGCAGGTAGATTTAATTATGGCTTCAGATTCAAAGTTACAAAAATTCCTAGAATGGATTCATGATAAATCAATCTCAATTAATCAACGTGCAAAATTTAATCCATATGCAAAATTTTCAGAAATAATTATTGGAGATGGTAAGTATGTTAAAGGCTATTATTTTTTAGATAATTTAAATGTTTATAATCTGACTGCTACTCGTGCATTCTATATTGATATTTCTATAGCTTTTTATATTGATAATGATATTAATTGTCAATGTATTCGTGTGCGATCACTGGCTCGCGCTCTGGACATAAATTTTAATTATGACTTAGATAATTGTTTTAACTTAAATGTCACTGTTGACCGCGAACTTATCCGGACTCTAAAGCGTTTACTTCTCGAACCATTTTACTTAAAAAATGATTGGTTAATAGAACAGCATCTTCACACTTTTCACGGTCTTCAGCCAGAATTAGAAAGATTTTTTACAAATTTTCAGTCGCAACTTTCTAGTTTGGGAAATCAAGAGATGAGAGAAAAATGGGTTCAAAAATACAGTAAATACTGGATTGAACAATTAAAAAATCTCATCATAAAATATCGTAATATTGGATATGATTGGCAATTCAACGATAAACAGAAGCTGTTGATTAAAAAGTATTACTACTCTAACAAATTATTAATAGACTGTTTGGGTAGACCAGAATTATCTACATTAGATAAAATTTTGCCTATATCCGATAACTTTGAAAAAATATTAAGTGCGACTTCAGCAAGTTTTATCAATTACGCTCAAATAAAATTGAAATACCTTGAGTTTAGACAAGATAGTGGTTCTATAGTAAGCGATAATGTGAAAAAAGAAATTGAAGAGACCTTGTTGTTACCACTTACTGAAATTGAAAACTGTAAATATCAAAGATGA
- a CDS encoding CHAT domain-containing protein yields MANPNNLNDIIQRILNGNQTDADIEALRQWLNSGGSQNLQVGKYNVNIGQGQDIYIGDRTYQGLDAQAIREVARAVIQGSNTADIREIVRSILKEEFQNLTQRENPQSSSRKTILVLASSPTNEARLRLDKEVREIDEGLRRSQHREKFTLQQRWAVRPDDLRRALLDFNPEIVHFCGHGSGDDGLVLENDAGKAQLVPTEALVNLFKRFATRGLECVVLNACYSEIQANAIAQHIDYVVGMNSKIGDDAAIKFAVGFYDELGAGWSYEDAYNGGCDAIALQGIPEENTPVFKNLKKKSN; encoded by the coding sequence ATGGCGAACCCTAATAACCTCAACGACATTATTCAACGAATCCTCAACGGAAATCAAACCGATGCCGATATTGAAGCTTTGCGTCAGTGGTTAAATAGTGGTGGTAGCCAAAATCTGCAAGTAGGTAAGTACAACGTTAATATCGGACAGGGACAAGATATTTATATTGGTGATCGCACTTACCAAGGACTTGATGCACAAGCGATTCGAGAAGTTGCTCGTGCTGTAATTCAGGGTTCTAACACCGCAGATATTCGAGAAATTGTTCGCTCTATCCTCAAAGAAGAGTTTCAGAACTTGACTCAACGAGAAAATCCTCAAAGTAGTTCTCGTAAAACAATTTTAGTCCTAGCCTCCAGCCCCACGAATGAAGCAAGATTGCGCCTAGATAAAGAAGTGCGAGAAATTGATGAGGGTTTACGAAGGTCGCAGCATAGAGAAAAATTTACTTTGCAGCAACGCTGGGCGGTTCGTCCTGATGATTTGCGTCGTGCTTTGTTGGATTTTAACCCAGAGATTGTTCACTTTTGCGGGCATGGTTCAGGAGATGATGGATTAGTTCTGGAAAATGATGCAGGTAAAGCGCAACTCGTTCCGACTGAAGCTTTAGTAAATTTATTTAAACGATTTGCTACAAGAGGACTGGAATGTGTTGTTCTCAACGCTTGTTATTCGGAGATTCAAGCCAACGCGATCGCCCAACATATCGATTATGTAGTCGGTATGAATAGTAAGATAGGAGATGATGCCGCGATTAAGTTTGCAGTCGGTTTTTATGATGAACTAGGGGCTGGTTGGTCGTATGAAGATGCTTATAACGGTGGCTGCGATGCGATCGCCCTGCAAGGAATCCCAGAAGAAAATACCCCAGTATTCAAAAATCTAAAAAAAAAGTCCAATTAA
- the lspA gene encoding signal peptidase II, whose product MTKYRQNRLFWIVTIIGLILDQLTKYLVAQTFSFGQTLPLLPGVFHLTYVSNTGAAFSLLSGKIEWLRWFSLGFSLALMASAWFSSMRTKEVQFGLGFLLAGTLGNTVDRFLLGYIIDFLDFRLTNLPVFNLADLLITMGIAFMFVNFFRPISSS is encoded by the coding sequence ATGACAAAATACAGACAAAATCGTCTCTTCTGGATAGTTACTATAATTGGCTTGATTTTGGATCAGTTGACTAAATATTTAGTAGCGCAAACCTTTAGTTTCGGACAAACACTACCACTCTTACCTGGGGTATTTCACCTCACCTATGTCAGCAATACTGGTGCAGCTTTTAGTCTGTTATCAGGGAAAATAGAGTGGTTGCGATGGTTTTCACTAGGATTTAGCCTAGCTCTGATGGCATCTGCCTGGTTTTCTTCTATGAGAACAAAAGAGGTTCAATTTGGATTAGGATTTTTGCTGGCTGGAACTTTAGGTAATACCGTAGATAGGTTTTTACTGGGTTATATAATTGATTTTCTGGATTTTCGGCTAACTAATCTGCCAGTATTTAATCTTGCCGATCTATTAATAACTATGGGAATTGCGTTTATGTTCGTTAATTTTTTTCGTCCAATATCGTCGTCCTAA
- a CDS encoding NACHT domain-containing protein, protein MSYNQDLSAIFNRIANGEETERDMQTLRQLLRAREGQNSIQIGKYNVNISEGRDIQIGDRIYQGSDAEAIKEALRLVLQEKRKAERPRTQKLLLQAVKDEVVVRLKQSLHNAVLINLGKEVQPEQVKRPWSSDIKIGEKPSEPIPDGRSILEVFDQEEIAGKLLILGNPGAGKTTTMLDLAKALIARAEEDADYPIPVLFNLSNWKNDKQSMQDWLVLELKSKYGVRKDIGTKWVDDAKLLPMLDGLDELESVRQELCVRKINEFLQSEWRPQYLVVCSRWEEYTNYKINLQLNGAIFLQPLTDKQIQVYLTGLNQLELWKILQVDAEVLKLMRTSLFLSILGFISLHKALSLQEWQTLTSTQTRLEYLLDAYWETAIKRDIVTPKMESQGFKSRIYGKKKTPSEKQIQRWLVFLAQQLHKESQTEFLIEKMQPNYLKTPLQKWIFRLGIGTSIGLLSGLSVVMFLGVFETNEAYKNLIFTRNLGLVFGLFVGLSSGLMIGQYKTIQTIETLSWSWSKVSQNFATAPFFGLSAGLTSGKEIEIKRKPNQGICSSAANSLKGGLIFGLIGILFLGLSSGIGLGLMIWLRLGGTTCIQHCMLRLILRLNGYTPLYYARFLNYCTERILLQRVGGRYRFIHNFLQLHFAQTKLGK, encoded by the coding sequence ATGAGTTACAACCAAGACCTAAGCGCAATTTTTAACCGGATTGCCAATGGAGAAGAAACCGAGAGGGATATGCAAACCCTGCGGCAGTTGTTACGTGCGCGTGAGGGTCAGAATTCCATTCAGATAGGTAAATATAATGTCAATATTTCTGAGGGTAGAGATATTCAGATAGGCGATCGCATTTACCAAGGTTCAGATGCTGAAGCCATCAAAGAAGCGTTGCGTTTGGTTCTGCAAGAGAAGCGAAAAGCCGAACGCCCCCGTACACAAAAGCTATTGTTACAAGCGGTAAAAGATGAAGTTGTTGTCCGACTCAAACAATCTTTGCACAATGCTGTGCTGATAAATTTGGGAAAGGAAGTGCAACCGGAACAAGTTAAGCGTCCTTGGAGTTCTGACATCAAAATTGGTGAGAAACCTAGCGAACCGATTCCCGATGGACGAAGTATTTTAGAAGTTTTTGACCAGGAAGAAATTGCAGGTAAGTTGCTAATTTTGGGTAATCCTGGTGCTGGCAAAACAACTACAATGCTAGATTTAGCCAAAGCTCTGATTGCACGAGCAGAAGAAGATGCTGATTATCCGATTCCGGTGCTGTTTAATCTCTCGAATTGGAAGAATGATAAACAGTCGATGCAGGATTGGTTGGTCTTGGAACTGAAATCAAAATATGGGGTACGGAAGGATATTGGTACAAAGTGGGTGGATGATGCCAAGTTGTTGCCGATGTTGGATGGGTTGGATGAGTTGGAGTCAGTGCGTCAGGAACTTTGTGTAAGGAAGATTAATGAATTTTTGCAAAGCGAATGGCGACCGCAGTATTTGGTGGTTTGTAGTCGTTGGGAAGAATACACGAACTATAAAATCAATCTGCAATTAAATGGAGCCATTTTTCTACAACCACTTACAGATAAGCAAATTCAGGTATATTTAACAGGGCTAAACCAATTAGAATTATGGAAAATACTACAAGTTGATGCAGAGGTATTAAAGTTAATGAGAACATCTCTGTTTTTATCAATTTTAGGATTTATCTCATTGCATAAAGCTTTATCTCTTCAAGAGTGGCAAACGCTTACATCAACTCAAACACGTCTAGAATACCTCCTTGATGCTTACTGGGAAACTGCCATAAAAAGAGATATTGTGACTCCAAAAATGGAGTCACAAGGATTTAAAAGTCGTATTTATGGAAAGAAAAAAACTCCGAGTGAAAAGCAGATACAGCGATGGTTGGTGTTTTTGGCACAGCAGTTACATAAAGAATCGCAAACTGAATTTTTGATTGAGAAAATGCAGCCTAATTATTTGAAAACTCCGCTTCAAAAATGGATATTTAGATTAGGAATTGGTACTAGTATTGGGCTGCTTTCTGGTCTCAGTGTAGTAATGTTCTTGGGAGTTTTTGAAACAAACGAAGCATATAAAAATTTAATATTTACACGTAATCTAGGATTAGTTTTTGGGTTATTTGTTGGACTAAGTTCTGGATTGATGATTGGGCAATATAAAACTATACAGACCATTGAAACCTTATCCTGGTCTTGGAGTAAGGTATCACAAAATTTTGCAACTGCCCCATTTTTTGGACTGAGCGCTGGGCTAACTAGCGGAAAAGAAATAGAAATCAAAAGAAAACCAAATCAAGGAATTTGCAGTTCGGCAGCTAATTCCCTAAAGGGTGGGCTAATTTTTGGACTGATTGGTATACTCTTTTTGGGATTATCTTCTGGAATCGGTTTGGGGTTAATGATTTGGTTGCGACTCGGCGGGACAACCTGTATTCAACACTGTATGCTACGCCTTATTCTTAGATTAAATGGCTATACTCCCTTGTATTATGCTCGTTTTCTTAATTACTGCACGGAACGAATCTTACTCCAGCGTGTAGGTGGACGTTATCGCTTTATCCACAACTTTTTGCAACTACACTTTGCTCAGACGAAATTAGGGAAATGA
- a CDS encoding caspase family protein translates to MNELFSQGHACIVGVGGDLPNTVDDAIGLANILKDPERCAYQPEQVHLLSKEQANREGVIAALDQLAQSTTPDSTVIVYFSGHGYQVASPMGEAYYLMPFGYDQTKLHKTAISGTEFITKLQAISAKKLLVLLDCCHAGGLGDTSKLGYEAEKSPLPPEAQALFNEGKGRVAIASSQADEKSLAGRPYSAFTLALIEALAGKGASKKDGYVRVADLAMYAREVVPRRTRERQHPILNFEQADNFILAYYAGGDTEPKGLPFEGEPEIEPEAGAFNKQGANNQIIQNVNQRGKYNINIGQGNGLRIGDGN, encoded by the coding sequence GTGAACGAACTCTTTAGCCAAGGTCATGCCTGTATTGTTGGAGTTGGCGGTGACTTACCCAACACCGTAGATGATGCTATCGGTCTTGCCAATATCCTTAAAGACCCGGAACGCTGCGCTTATCAACCTGAGCAGGTCCATTTATTGAGTAAGGAACAGGCAAACCGAGAGGGAGTTATTGCAGCTTTAGACCAACTAGCTCAATCAACTACGCCTGACTCTACAGTAATTGTCTATTTTTCTGGGCATGGGTATCAGGTAGCTAGTCCGATGGGAGAGGCATATTACTTAATGCCTTTTGGCTATGACCAAACCAAATTACATAAAACTGCGATTAGCGGTACGGAGTTCATCACTAAGCTACAGGCCATTTCTGCTAAAAAGCTGTTGGTATTACTGGATTGTTGCCATGCTGGTGGATTAGGAGATACATCAAAATTGGGCTATGAAGCTGAAAAATCGCCGCTTCCCCCAGAGGCTCAAGCTTTGTTTAATGAAGGGAAAGGACGAGTAGCAATCGCCTCCTCCCAAGCTGATGAAAAATCCCTTGCAGGTAGACCTTATAGTGCATTTACGCTGGCGTTGATTGAGGCATTAGCAGGTAAAGGAGCCTCAAAAAAAGATGGTTATGTGCGGGTTGCAGATTTAGCAATGTATGCTCGTGAGGTCGTACCTAGAAGAACACGCGAGCGTCAGCATCCCATTTTAAATTTCGAGCAAGCTGATAACTTCATCCTGGCGTACTATGCAGGCGGCGATACTGAGCCGAAAGGATTACCATTTGAAGGTGAACCAGAGATTGAACCTGAAGCTGGGGCTTTTAATAAACAAGGTGCTAATAACCAAATCATCCAGAATGTAAATCAGCGTGGAAAATATAACATCAACATTGGTCAAGGTAATGGCTTGCGAATAGGAGACGGTAATTAA